The following proteins are co-located in the Oxobacter pfennigii genome:
- a CDS encoding integrase core domain-containing protein, with product MCFLHVIYYYLLERIPFKSPNMNAYIESYHSILESECFSLYEFRTYAEAYETVAKFVRFYNGRRIHGSIHYLSQEEYYQGVLDKSVKAICMAFLILIIKHIWAFYVLKLF from the coding sequence TTGTGTTTTCTTCATGTCATTTATTATTATTTGTTAGAAAGGATACCCTTTAAAAGTCCCAATATGAATGCCTATATAGAATCATACCACAGTATTCTGGAAAGTGAATGCTTCTCTCTTTATGAATTCAGAACATATGCTGAAGCATATGAGACTGTAGCCAAATTCGTAAGATTCTACAACGGCAGGAGAATCCACGGGAGTATCCATTATTTATCTCAGGAGGAGTATTATCAAGGTGTCCTTGATAAATCCGTAAAGGCCATTTGTATGGCTTTTTTAATTCTTATTATTAAACATATCTGGGCTTTTTATGTTTTAAAATTATTTTAA
- a CDS encoding CBO0543 family protein, with product MNFNWNIETYISIAFTVTSLIVAIIIIKINWKQYGLLFLLSGVVGSIICYIFIITGLYSFPYRLFPNFLRFPFYCILTIFPAYVLLGVRYSPKLWALKIPVYWVIVHLGMVAETWAHNKTQLIRYDLYWDFWDSYTWWWIFFLIFEWVGGLIVSEQYRKPINPEVFKYGKIGFFIIHFILITTIFLGGFYAGRVTMR from the coding sequence ATGAATTTTAACTGGAATATTGAAACTTATATATCTATTGCATTTACAGTCACTTCACTTATCGTAGCAATAATTATTATTAAAATAAATTGGAAGCAATATGGGTTATTGTTTTTATTAAGTGGAGTGGTAGGTTCAATAATATGTTATATCTTCATCATTACAGGTTTATACTCATTCCCTTATAGATTATTTCCTAATTTCTTAAGATTTCCATTTTATTGTATTTTAACAATATTTCCGGCATATGTGTTATTGGGAGTAAGATATAGTCCTAAACTATGGGCATTGAAGATTCCGGTTTATTGGGTAATAGTCCATTTAGGAATGGTTGCAGAGACATGGGCACATAATAAAACTCAACTTATCAGGTATGATTTATATTGGGATTTTTGGGATTCATATACATGGTGGTGGATATTCTTCCTGATATTTGAGTGGGTAGGAGGGCTGATAGTGTCTGAACAATATAGAAAACCAATTAATCCAGAAGTATTTAAATATGGAAAAATTGGATTCTTTATTATACATTTTATTTTAATTACCACAATATTTTTAGGAGGATTCTATGCGGGTAGAGTTACTATGAGATAG